From the genome of Armatimonadota bacterium, one region includes:
- the uppP gene encoding undecaprenyl-diphosphatase UppP — MTIWQAIILGLVQGLTEFLPISSSGHLILVPWLFGWQIFHHAALNKTFDVALHFGTFLGVVLFFRRDIAVLLRAWLASLRERTLARDPQRKLAWMVIISTLPGGAAGLLFEQVIEHKFGTPLLIGVLLVAVGLLLALAEAVGRHRRDFDRIGWGDAIVIGLAQAVALVPGTSRSGITIATGLFANLRREAAARYSFLISIPIIGGAAAAAGWDLLRAGIPGGMAWPFVVGTLSAAVSGYAVIKFFLAYLQRGTLYPFVAYRVAVGALVVYLAVRGLV; from the coding sequence ATGACCATCTGGCAAGCCATCATCCTCGGCCTGGTGCAGGGGCTGACCGAATTCCTGCCCATCAGCAGCTCCGGCCACCTCATCCTGGTACCCTGGCTCTTCGGTTGGCAGATCTTTCATCACGCCGCGCTCAACAAGACCTTCGACGTCGCGCTCCACTTCGGCACCTTCCTCGGCGTCGTACTCTTCTTCCGCCGCGACATCGCCGTCCTGCTCCGCGCCTGGCTCGCCAGCCTCCGCGAGCGCACGCTCGCGCGCGATCCTCAGCGCAAGCTCGCCTGGATGGTCATCATCAGCACCCTGCCCGGCGGCGCCGCCGGCCTGCTGTTCGAGCAGGTCATCGAGCACAAGTTCGGCACGCCCCTGCTCATCGGCGTGCTCCTCGTCGCCGTCGGGCTGCTGCTGGCGCTGGCCGAGGCCGTGGGCAGACATCGCCGCGACTTCGACCGCATCGGCTGGGGCGACGCCATCGTCATCGGCCTCGCGCAGGCGGTCGCGCTGGTGCCGGGGACCTCGCGCTCCGGCATCACCATCGCCACCGGCCTCTTCGCCAACCTGCGCCGCGAGGCCGCCGCCCGCTACTCCTTCCTCATCTCCATCCCCATCATCGGCGGGGCCGCTGCCGCCGCCGGTTGGGATCTGCTGCGCGCAGGGATTCCCGGCGGCATGGCGTGGCCGTTCGTCGTCGGCACCCTGAGCGCCGCCGTCAGCGGCTATGCGGTCATCAAGTTCTTCCTCGCCTACCTCCAGCGCGGCACGCTCTACCCGTTCGTCGCCTACCGCGTCGCCGTGGGCGCGCTGGTGGTCTATCTCGCGGTGCGCGGGCTGGTGTGA